A single window of Gossypium arboreum isolate Shixiya-1 chromosome 13, ASM2569848v2, whole genome shotgun sequence DNA harbors:
- the LOC108461361 gene encoding synaptotagmin-2-like — MIILQSSTSSFSYPLLPPLCCCKTNISFPPRNRKARLITLFIPRRKLWLLACAIPTPDSNKLNVKVARNLVAKGFSKDFVDGESQESSIPMGSNFTNFQQDPIVDKLRTQLGVIHPIPSPPINRNIVGLFVFFFFVGVAFDKIWTSRKKRSKSGSLDGEAVRVGSGVWPQVPTSFSSFLEKDLQRKESVEWVNMVLGKLWKVYRGGIENWIIGLLQPVIDNLKKPDYVQRVEIKQFSLGDEPLSVRNVERRTSRRANDLQYQIGLRYTGGARMLLMLSLKFGIIPIVVPVGVRDFDIDGELWVKLRLIPTEPFVGAVSWAFVSLPKIKFELSPFRLFNLMAIPVLSMFLTKLLTVDLPRLFVRPKKIVLDFQKGKAVGPVPNDSKREEIQEEKNKDFVGELSVTLVDARKLSYVFYGKTDPYVVLSLGDQVIRSKKNSQTTVIGPPGEPIWNQDFYLLVANPGKEKLRIQVKDSLGFTDFTIGTGEVDLGSLQDTVPTDKIVVLRGGWGVFRKRSRGEILLRLTYKAYVEDEEDDTTATESVSADFSDDELSDIDESNGTYEQGIRLNTDETNKESFMDVLAALIVSEEFQGIVSSEPWSKNLDDISRTGPSKTRLNGVNTEAAPSDSDKGSEPPGGSTLLWFAVITNTLVLIALNMGGSSFFNP, encoded by the exons ATGATCATTTTACAATCTTCTACTTCCAGTTTTAGCTACCCTCTTCTTCCTCCACTCTGCTGTTGTAAAACCAACATCTCTTTCCCACCCAGGAACAGGAAAGCTCGACTCATCACTCTTTTCATCCCTCGCAGGAAATTATGGCTTCTTGCTTGTGCAATTCCCACTCCAGATTCAAACAAGCttaatgtaaaagtggctagaaACCTTGTAGCCAAAGGGTTTTCAAAGGACTTTGTGGATGGGGAGAGTCAAGAATCTTCTATCCCAATGGGCTCGAATTTCACTAATTTCCAACAAGACCCCATTGTTGACAAGTTAAGGACTCAGCTAGGTGTTATCCATCCAATCCCTTCCCCACCAATTAACCGAAACATTGTTGGGTTGTTtgtgtttttcttttttgttggGGTTGCTTTTGATAAAATCTGGACTTCAAGGAAAAAGAGAAGCAAATCGGGGAGTCTTGATGGGGAGGCTGTTAGAGTGGGAAGTGGAGTATGGCCACAAGTTCCAACAAGCTTTTCATCCTTCTTGGAAAAGGATTTGCAAAGGAAAGAGTCAGTTGAGTGGGTTAATATGGTGTTGGGGAAGTTGTGGAAAGTTTATAGAGGTGGGATTGAGAATTGGATCATTGGGTTATTACAACCTGTTATTGACAATCTCAAGAAGCCTGATTATGTCCAGAGAGTGGAAATTAAGCAGTTTTCTTTAGGGGATGAGCCTTTGTCTGTTAGGAATGTTGAGCGCAGGACTTCCCGGCGAGCCAACGATTTGCA GTACCAAATAGGACTTCGTTATACTGGTGGTGCTCGCATGTTGTTAATGTTGTCGTTAAAATTTGGTATTATCCCAATTGTCGTGCCTGTCGGTGTTCGAGATTTTGATATTGATGGAGAACTCTGGGTTAAACTGCGATTGATACCAACGGAACCTTTCGTTGGAGCTGTTTCATGGGCTTTTGTCTCTCTTCCGAAGATCAAGTTTGAGTTGTCACCATTTCGCTTGTTTAACTTGATGG CAATTCCAGTTCTTTCAAT GTTTTTGACAAAGCTTCTCACGGTGGATTTGCCTCGACTCTTTGTACGCCCAAAGAAGATTGTGTTGGATTtccaaaaagggaaagcagttgGCCCTGTTCCAAATGATTCGAAACGTGAGGAAAttcaagaagagaaaaacaaggATTTTGTTGGAGAACTATCTGTGACTCTTGTAGACGCCAGGAAACTTTCTTATGTATTTTATG GCAAAACAGATCCATATGTCGTACTAAGCCTGGGGGACCAAGTTATACGCAGTAAAAAGAACAGTCAAACTACTGTGATTGGGCCTCCTGGTGAGCCAATTTGGAATCAG GATTTTTATTTACTTGTGGCAAACCCTGGAAAAGAAAAACTTCGCATCCAAGTGAAGGACTCCCTTGGGTTCACTGATTTCACAATTGGTACAGGAGAG GTTGATCTTGGGAGTCTTCAGGACACTGTTCCAACAGATAAGATTGTGGTCTTGCGAGGAGGTTGGGGAGTGTTCAGAAAGAGATCTCGTGGAGAAATATTACTTAGATTGACATATAAAGCTTATGTCGAGGATGAAGAAGATGACACAACTGCAACAGAATCCGTCAGTGCTGATTTTTCGGATGACGAATTGTCTGATATTGATGAATCAAATGGGACATACGAGCAGGGTATAAGGCTAAATACAGATGAAACCAACAAAGAATCATTTATGGATGTTCTAGCGGCTTTGATTGTGAGTGAAGAATTTCAAGGTATAGTGTCATCTGAACCATGGAGCAAAAACTTGGATGACATATCAAGAACAGGACCTTCAAAAACAAGATTAAACGGTGTTAACACGGAAGCTGCACCGTCTGATTCCGATAAAGGATCTGAACCGCCTGGAG GCTCAACCTTATTATGGTTTGCGGTGATCACAAATACATTAGTGCTAATTGCACTGAATATGGGTGGCTCAAGTTTCTTCAATCCTTGA
- the LOC108464070 gene encoding tobamovirus multiplication protein 3, whose protein sequence is MESYSVDVAAIAYKLKDTANWWRDINGSRLWQDRIFHILAALYGLVAAVALVQLIRIQMRVPEYGWTTQKVFHFLNFLVNGVRALVFVFRRSVQNLHPEIVQHILLDMPSLAFFTTYALLILFWAEIYYQARAVSTDGLRPSFFTINAVVYTIQIAMWLILWWKYIPVLVILSKMFFAGVSLFAALGFLLYGGRLFLMLQRFPVESKGRRKKLQEVGYVTTICFTCFLVRCIMMCFNAFDKGADLNVLNHPILNLIYYLLVEILPSSLVLFILRKLPPKRGITQYHPIR, encoded by the exons ATGGAGAGTTACAGCGTCGATGTGGCGGCGATAGCATACAAGCTGAAGGACACAGCCAATTGGTGGCGTGACATTAACGGTTCACGGCTCTGGCAAGATCGTATTTTTCACATTCTCGCCGCTCTTTACGGTCTCGTCGCCGCCGTTGCTCTC GTTCAATTGATTCGGATTCAAATGAGAGTTCCCGAGTATGGTTGGACCACGCAGAAAGTCTTTCATTTTCTAAATTTTCTGGTGAATGGGG TTCGCGCCTTAGTTTTTGTTTTCCGACGGAGTGTGCAGAATTTACATCCAGAG ATTGTTCAACATATCTTGCTTGACATGCCGAGTCTagctttcttcacgacatatGCACTTTTGATTTTGTTTTGGGCTGAAATTTACTACCAG GCACGCGCTGTATCAACTGATGGATTGAGGCCTAGTTTCTTTACAATTAATGCTGTGGTTTATACTATTCAG ATTGCAATGTGGCTGATATTGTGGTGGAAATATATCCCAGTTTTAGTCATTCTATCTAAAATGTTCTTTGCAG GTGTTTCACTGTTTGCGGCACTTGGCTTTTTACTGTATGGTGGAAG GCTTTTCTTAATGTTGCAGCGGTTCCCTGTAGAGTCCAAAGGACGGCGTAAGAAGTTGCAAGAA GTTGGTTATGTGACAACCATATGCTTCACATGTTTCCTAGTCAGATGCATCATG ATGTGCTTTAATGCATTTGACAAAGGTGCTGACCTTAATGTTTTGAACCATCCAATTCTAAACTTAATATATTACCTG TTGGTGGAGATATTACCTTCATCCTTAGTCCTTTTCATTTTGAGGAAGTTGCCACCAAAACGAGGTATTACCCAGTATCATCCTATACGCTGA